In Rhizobium sp. WSM4643, the following are encoded in one genomic region:
- a CDS encoding DUF1801 domain-containing protein, with protein sequence MKKAMATMKKSGTSEEKDGDSPSRLIDARIEELSDWRGETLARVRTLIRQAEPDVIEEWKWRGVPVWEHAGIICTGETYKSVVKLTFAKGASLEDPSGLFNSSLDGNTRRAIDFHEGDEINEQALKALVRAAAALNTSTRAAAGRAGARKKPSSA encoded by the coding sequence ATGAAGAAAGCCATGGCAACCATGAAGAAGAGCGGCACCAGCGAAGAGAAAGACGGAGACTCTCCTTCTCGTTTGATCGACGCGAGAATCGAGGAGTTGAGTGATTGGCGAGGCGAGACGCTCGCCCGGGTCCGAACTCTGATCCGGCAGGCCGAGCCCGATGTGATCGAGGAATGGAAGTGGAGAGGCGTTCCGGTGTGGGAGCATGCCGGCATCATCTGCACCGGCGAGACCTACAAAAGCGTGGTGAAGCTGACCTTCGCCAAGGGTGCATCGCTGGAGGACCCTTCAGGCCTCTTCAACTCCAGCCTTGACGGCAATACCAGGCGCGCCATCGATTTCCATGAGGGCGATGAGATCAACGAGCAGGCATTGAAGGCGCTCGTTCGCGCCGCCGCCGCACTCAACACATCAACGCGGGCTGCCGCTGGCCGCGCCGGCGCCCGAAAAAAACCTAGCAGCGCTTGA
- a CDS encoding Lrp/AsnC family transcriptional regulator, producing the protein MDRLDRKILRLLQEDSTLAVADLAKKVGLSTTPCWRRIQKMEEDGVIKRRVAILDPEKVNTKVTVFVSIRTATHSIEWLRRFSEVVAEFPEVVEFYRMSGDVDYLLRVVVPDIAAYDAFYKRMIAKIEIRDVSSAFAMEQIKYSTQLPLDYMILDNAKSNED; encoded by the coding sequence ATGGACCGCCTCGACCGAAAAATACTGCGTCTTCTGCAAGAAGATTCGACGCTTGCCGTTGCCGATCTTGCCAAGAAAGTGGGTCTCTCGACGACGCCATGCTGGCGGCGCATCCAGAAGATGGAAGAAGACGGCGTCATCAAGCGCCGAGTCGCCATCCTCGATCCGGAAAAGGTCAATACCAAGGTCACCGTCTTCGTGTCGATTCGCACTGCCACCCATTCGATCGAATGGCTGCGCCGCTTTTCCGAGGTGGTCGCCGAATTCCCCGAAGTGGTCGAATTCTACCGGATGAGTGGCGATGTCGATTATCTCTTGCGAGTCGTCGTGCCCGATATTGCCGCCTATGACGCCTTTTATAAGCGGATGATCGCCAAGATCGAGATTCGCGACGTTTCCTCCGCCTTTGCGATGGAGCAGATCAAGTATTCGACGCAGTTGCCGCTCGACTACATGATTCTCGATAATGCCAAATCCAACGAGGATTGA
- a CDS encoding class I SAM-dependent DNA methyltransferase, with protein sequence MAKKIDEEALGEAYNRALALEKAGDVDAAVAAYQEVLAIDPDDHGGAAVRIAAMGRGETPVKAPDAYVETLFDQHAEVFEDVLVEQLGYHVPMLVRQRLQALKLGPFKRLLDLGCGTGLTGGALRDLCADMTGIDISEKMVEIAHEKDLYETLFVAEVEDFLDDNDEEAFDIIAATDVLPYLGALEPLFFGAAENLTPGGLFIFSSETLPEEILASRAYMVGPHQRFAHADAYVTERLTATGFELVEISDINVRMEDGQPTPGHLVIARYIG encoded by the coding sequence ATGGCAAAGAAGATCGACGAAGAAGCTCTTGGCGAGGCCTATAACCGCGCGCTGGCGCTTGAAAAGGCCGGCGATGTCGATGCCGCCGTTGCAGCCTATCAGGAAGTCCTGGCAATCGATCCCGACGATCACGGCGGTGCGGCCGTGCGCATTGCCGCGATGGGCCGCGGCGAAACGCCGGTCAAAGCGCCCGACGCCTATGTCGAGACCTTGTTCGACCAGCATGCCGAGGTTTTCGAGGACGTGCTGGTCGAGCAGCTCGGCTATCACGTGCCGATGCTGGTGCGCCAGCGCCTGCAGGCGCTGAAGCTTGGACCGTTCAAGCGACTGCTCGATCTCGGCTGCGGCACGGGCCTCACCGGCGGCGCGCTGCGCGACCTCTGCGCCGATATGACCGGCATCGACATATCGGAGAAGATGGTCGAGATCGCCCATGAGAAGGATCTCTACGAGACGCTCTTCGTCGCCGAGGTCGAAGATTTCCTCGACGACAACGACGAGGAAGCCTTCGACATCATCGCCGCCACCGATGTGCTGCCCTATCTCGGCGCGCTCGAACCGCTGTTCTTCGGCGCGGCCGAGAACCTGACGCCGGGCGGATTGTTCATCTTCTCCTCGGAAACCTTGCCCGAGGAAATACTCGCCAGCCGCGCCTATATGGTCGGCCCGCACCAGCGCTTCGCCCATGCCGACGCCTATGTGACAGAACGCCTGACGGCCACGGGTTTCGAACTCGTCGAAATATCGGATATCAACGTGCGTATGGAAGACGGCCAGCCGACACCCGGCCATCTGGTGATCGCCCGGTATATTGGCTGA
- a CDS encoding SRPBCC family protein yields the protein MTEISTETRSVVVEREIPFPPEKIWRALTQPHLIADWLMKNDFVPVVEHRFKLSADWGSVDCQVLEVEPNKTLSYTWAAYDLASVVTWTLTPTSAGTQLRMEQSGFRPDQRQAYGGARSGWERFFANLEQVLARIE from the coding sequence ATGACCGAAATATCCACCGAGACTCGTTCCGTCGTCGTCGAACGAGAAATCCCCTTTCCGCCGGAAAAGATCTGGCGCGCGCTCACCCAGCCACATCTGATCGCGGACTGGCTGATGAAGAACGACTTCGTGCCGGTCGTGGAACACCGTTTCAAGCTGAGCGCGGATTGGGGCTCCGTCGATTGCCAGGTCCTGGAAGTCGAGCCGAACAAAACCCTGTCTTACACCTGGGCTGCCTATGATCTCGCGAGCGTCGTCACCTGGACTCTCACGCCCACAAGCGCGGGCACGCAGCTGCGTATGGAGCAGTCGGGCTTCCGACCGGATCAGCGGCAGGCCTACGGGGGTGCCAGGAGCGGGTGGGAGCGGTTCTTTGCAAATCTCGAGCAGGTCCTGGCGCGGATAGAGTGA
- a CDS encoding LysR substrate-binding domain-containing protein — protein MDDLNDYYYFAAVVSSGGFASASRDLKIPRSKLSRRVSRLEDGLGARLIERSTRHFRVTEIGQAFYERCQTILQEADRAKSIVTEAQSDPQGVVRMGCPLALVDISVGGILPEFLERYPKIKLQIIGSDRRADLINERIDLEVRATNEPETQTSLTMRKLDRARRILVASPSLVERTGSLNCVDELADLPTLAMTSWVSFHTWELVGPNDAKQVIRHQPRLTCRSMTAILDAARAGLGFGLLLESACEADLQAGKLVRVLPEWQSEESQFYIVFTTAKGMPPAVRVLIDFLVEKSRQH, from the coding sequence ATGGACGATCTCAACGATTACTATTATTTCGCCGCTGTCGTCTCCAGCGGCGGTTTCGCTTCTGCAAGTCGCGATCTCAAAATACCACGTTCGAAACTCAGCAGGCGGGTCAGCCGTCTCGAGGATGGGCTTGGCGCAAGGCTTATAGAACGCTCGACGCGTCACTTCCGGGTGACAGAGATCGGCCAAGCTTTTTACGAAAGATGCCAGACCATCCTGCAGGAGGCCGACCGCGCCAAGTCGATCGTCACCGAGGCCCAATCCGATCCGCAAGGCGTGGTGCGGATGGGGTGCCCGCTCGCTCTCGTCGACATCTCGGTCGGGGGCATCCTGCCTGAATTCCTGGAACGTTACCCGAAGATCAAGCTGCAGATCATCGGCTCCGACCGGCGCGCCGACCTCATCAACGAGCGGATCGATCTCGAGGTGAGGGCGACCAACGAGCCGGAGACGCAGACGAGCCTGACGATGCGCAAGCTCGACCGGGCGCGACGTATCCTGGTCGCAAGTCCCTCGCTCGTCGAGCGTACCGGCAGTTTGAATTGCGTTGACGAGCTCGCCGACCTTCCGACGCTGGCAATGACGTCATGGGTGTCGTTCCACACCTGGGAACTGGTCGGTCCGAATGACGCCAAACAGGTAATTCGTCATCAGCCGCGGCTCACCTGCCGCAGCATGACCGCCATCCTCGACGCGGCCCGGGCCGGTCTCGGCTTCGGGCTTCTGCTCGAAAGCGCCTGCGAGGCCGATCTCCAGGCTGGCAAGCTGGTGCGGGTGCTGCCGGAATGGCAGTCGGAGGAGAGCCAGTTCTACATCGTTTTTACGACTGCCAAGGGCATGCCGCCGGCGGTGCGGGTGCTGATCGATTTCCTGGTCGAAAAATCCAGACAGCATTGA
- a CDS encoding NAD(P)-dependent oxidoreductase — MAKVAFIGLGVMGFPMAGHLKTKGGHDVTVYNRTPAKAAAWAEKFSGKSAPTPAEAAAGADFVFVCVGNDEDLRSVTLGENGALHGMKPGSVLVDNTTASAEVARELYAAAKEKGVDFIDAPVSGGQAGAENGVLTVMCGGDEAVFERARPVIEAYARMVGLMGPAGSGQLTKMVNQICIAGLVQGLAEALHFGKRAGLDIEKVVEVISKGAAGSWQMENRHKTMNAGKYDFGFAVDWMRKDLGIVLTEARRNGAKLPVTAVVDQFYGDVQAMGGNRWDTSSLLARLEK; from the coding sequence ATGGCAAAAGTCGCGTTCATCGGTCTCGGCGTCATGGGTTTCCCCATGGCGGGGCATTTGAAGACGAAAGGCGGCCACGATGTCACCGTCTATAACCGCACGCCGGCAAAAGCCGCCGCCTGGGCCGAGAAATTCTCCGGCAAATCGGCCCCTACTCCGGCCGAGGCCGCCGCTGGCGCCGATTTCGTCTTCGTCTGCGTCGGCAACGATGAAGATCTCCGATCGGTGACATTGGGCGAGAACGGCGCGTTACACGGCATGAAGCCCGGTTCGGTGCTGGTCGACAACACCACCGCCAGCGCTGAAGTCGCCCGCGAACTTTATGCCGCGGCAAAGGAAAAAGGTGTCGATTTCATCGACGCACCCGTCTCCGGCGGCCAGGCCGGCGCTGAAAACGGCGTCCTGACCGTCATGTGCGGCGGCGACGAGGCCGTCTTCGAACGCGCCAGGCCTGTCATCGAAGCCTATGCCCGCATGGTCGGTCTGATGGGGCCGGCAGGCTCGGGCCAGTTGACCAAGATGGTCAACCAGATCTGCATCGCCGGCCTCGTCCAGGGACTTGCCGAAGCGCTGCATTTCGGCAAGCGCGCCGGCCTCGATATAGAAAAGGTGGTCGAGGTGATCTCCAAGGGTGCAGCCGGCTCCTGGCAGATGGAAAACCGCCACAAGACCATGAACGCAGGCAAATACGACTTCGGCTTCGCGGTCGACTGGATGCGCAAGGATCTCGGCATCGTGCTCACCGAAGCCCGCCGCAACGGCGCCAAACTGCCGGTCACCGCCGTCGTCGACCAGTTCTATGGCGACGTGCAGGCAATGGGCGGCAATCGCTGGGATACATCCTCGCTGCTTGCCCGCCTGGAGAAATGA
- a CDS encoding uracil-DNA glycosylase family protein, whose translation MTDEAMLETLRREIASCRICRDAPAKGPEHRLPHEPRPVAVISSSARILIAGQAPGLRVHESGLPFDDASGDRLRSWLGVDRASFYDRGRFAIVPMGFCFPGYDDKGADLPPRRECAPFWRQRVISAMPQIELVLVIGQYAQAWHMAGERRDNMTETVRAWRDCLLSDRSPAVLPLPHPSWRNSGWLKRNPWFEKELLPVLQERAKTLLS comes from the coding sequence ATGACCGACGAAGCCATGCTGGAGACGCTCCGGCGGGAGATCGCCTCCTGCCGGATCTGTCGTGACGCACCGGCGAAAGGCCCCGAACACCGGCTGCCGCACGAGCCGCGGCCGGTGGCGGTGATCTCGTCGAGCGCGCGCATCCTGATCGCCGGGCAGGCGCCGGGGCTTCGGGTGCATGAGAGCGGCCTGCCATTCGACGATGCCTCGGGCGACCGGTTGCGGTCATGGCTTGGTGTTGACAGGGCAAGCTTCTACGACCGCGGGCGATTCGCCATCGTGCCCATGGGCTTCTGCTTTCCTGGCTATGACGACAAGGGCGCCGATCTGCCGCCGCGGCGCGAATGCGCGCCGTTCTGGCGGCAAAGAGTGATCTCAGCCATGCCGCAAATCGAACTGGTGCTGGTCATCGGCCAATATGCGCAGGCCTGGCATATGGCCGGTGAAAGGCGGGACAATATGACCGAGACGGTGCGAGCATGGCGTGACTGTCTTCTGTCCGACCGATCGCCGGCCGTGCTGCCGCTGCCGCATCCGAGCTGGCGCAACAGCGGCTGGCTGAAGCGCAATCCCTGGTTCGAGAAAGAATTGCTCCCGGTCTTGCAGGAACGGGCGAAAACGCTGCTTTCCTGA
- the ssuD gene encoding FMNH2-dependent alkanesulfonate monooxygenase has protein sequence MTTTSQTGTSEPINFLWFIPTSGDGTYLGSSELNRAPEIGYLTQIAQAVDRLGYSGVLLPTGVACEESFVTAAALAAKTEKLQFLVAIRPGTASPAYYARLATTLDRISNGRLLLNIVVGGSPAELAGDGIHLEHDERYAHAEEFFTVFEELLEKGTASFDGKYIKATNARLGFPSVQNPRPPLYFGGSSDAGIDFSVGRVDKYLTWGEPPAQVAEKIAKVRKAAGERGREVSFGIRLHFIVRETDDEAWEAAERLIRRLDDDTIREAQERFVQESDSVGQKRMAALHGGRRDKLEVSPNLWAGVGLVRAGAGTALVGSPKTVAARLREYQEIGIDTVIGSGYPHLEEAYRVAELLFPELGITRNQQRLGFNNEFGRKQVFAGGSHGGNLKVVSGS, from the coding sequence ATGACCACCACCTCCCAAACAGGCACATCTGAGCCCATCAATTTCCTCTGGTTCATCCCGACATCGGGCGACGGCACCTATCTCGGCTCCTCCGAGCTCAACCGCGCGCCGGAGATCGGTTACCTCACGCAGATCGCCCAGGCCGTCGACCGACTCGGCTATTCCGGCGTGCTGCTGCCGACCGGGGTTGCCTGCGAGGAGTCCTTCGTGACGGCGGCAGCCCTTGCCGCCAAGACCGAGAAGCTGCAGTTCCTGGTGGCAATCCGCCCCGGCACGGCGTCGCCTGCTTATTACGCGCGTCTTGCGACGACGCTCGATCGCATCTCCAATGGCCGGCTGCTGCTCAACATCGTCGTCGGCGGCAGTCCGGCGGAGCTTGCCGGCGATGGCATCCATCTCGAGCATGACGAGCGCTACGCCCATGCCGAAGAGTTCTTCACCGTCTTTGAGGAACTGCTGGAAAAGGGAACGGCAAGCTTCGACGGCAAATACATCAAGGCGACCAATGCGCGCCTCGGCTTTCCCTCGGTGCAGAACCCGCGCCCGCCGCTCTATTTCGGCGGTTCGTCGGATGCCGGCATCGATTTCTCCGTCGGCCGTGTCGACAAGTACCTGACCTGGGGCGAGCCGCCGGCACAGGTTGCCGAGAAGATCGCCAAGGTGCGCAAAGCCGCCGGCGAACGCGGCCGCGAGGTGAGCTTCGGTATTCGTCTGCACTTCATCGTGCGCGAAACCGATGATGAGGCATGGGAGGCGGCCGAGCGGCTGATCCGCCGTCTCGACGACGATACGATCCGCGAGGCGCAGGAGCGCTTCGTCCAGGAGTCCGACTCGGTCGGCCAGAAGCGCATGGCCGCCCTTCATGGCGGGCGCCGCGACAAGCTCGAAGTCTCGCCGAACCTCTGGGCCGGTGTCGGCCTGGTGCGTGCCGGTGCGGGCACGGCGCTTGTGGGATCGCCGAAGACGGTGGCTGCGCGCCTTCGCGAGTATCAGGAGATCGGCATCGATACGGTGATCGGCTCCGGCTATCCGCATCTCGAAGAGGCCTATCGCGTCGCCGAGCTGCTTTTCCCCGAGCTCGGCATTACCCGCAACCAGCAGCGTCTGGGTTTCAACAACGAGTTCGGCCGCAAGCAAGTCTTCGCAGGCGGAAGCCATGGCGGCAATCTGAAAGTCGTCTCCGGCTCCTGA
- a CDS encoding DUF1801 domain-containing protein yields the protein MSGKTSKTAAKVTKKTAATPDTAGPTLLSGGNPQIAKGYGDAPVQAYIAAMPGWKSDIGHRLDALITRTVPGVYKAVKWNSPLYGMEGQGWFLGVHCFAKYIKLAFFRGTSLSPIPPGESKQKEVRYFHIHEEDQLDEAQLAAWVEQASQLPGERM from the coding sequence ATGTCCGGGAAGACATCCAAGACCGCAGCGAAGGTTACGAAGAAGACAGCTGCCACGCCGGATACCGCTGGGCCGACCCTTCTCTCGGGCGGCAACCCTCAGATCGCCAAGGGCTACGGCGACGCTCCCGTGCAAGCCTACATCGCCGCCATGCCGGGCTGGAAAAGCGACATCGGGCATCGCCTCGATGCGCTCATCACGCGCACGGTGCCGGGGGTGTATAAGGCCGTGAAATGGAACTCGCCGCTCTATGGCATGGAAGGGCAGGGCTGGTTCCTCGGTGTCCATTGCTTCGCGAAATACATCAAACTCGCTTTCTTTCGTGGCACGTCGCTCAGTCCCATCCCGCCCGGCGAGTCGAAGCAAAAGGAAGTGCGTTACTTCCACATCCATGAGGAAGACCAACTCGACGAGGCTCAGCTCGCCGCCTGGGTGGAGCAAGCCAGCCAATTGCCCGGTGAACGAATGTAA
- a CDS encoding SRPBCC family protein: MTTRSAEHATLVIERLLKAPISRAFRAWSTPESKRQWFACHGEWVPLDYELDFRPGGTERNYVADTDGLLHAYDAHYIDIVPDARIIYAYEMKLGESRISASLTTVAFEAEPGGTKMVFTEQVVFLDGYADNGARLQGTEIGLDNLQLFLEREESPIH; this comes from the coding sequence ATGACGACACGATCCGCCGAACACGCAACTCTGGTCATCGAACGTCTCCTCAAGGCGCCGATTTCCCGCGCTTTCCGCGCCTGGTCAACACCGGAATCCAAACGGCAATGGTTCGCCTGCCATGGCGAATGGGTGCCGCTGGACTACGAGCTCGATTTCCGCCCCGGTGGCACGGAACGGAACTACGTCGCCGATACTGACGGCCTTCTTCACGCCTATGATGCCCATTACATCGATATCGTGCCTGATGCCCGCATCATCTATGCCTATGAGATGAAGCTTGGGGAAAGCCGCATCTCCGCATCGCTCACAACCGTCGCCTTTGAAGCCGAACCCGGCGGCACGAAAATGGTCTTCACCGAACAGGTGGTCTTCCTCGACGGCTACGCTGACAACGGCGCTCGCCTCCAGGGCACCGAAATCGGCCTCGACAATCTGCAACTCTTCCTCGAGCGCGAGGAAAGCCCGATCCACTGA
- a CDS encoding glutathione S-transferase family protein, which yields MSLVLYGHPLASFCHKVLIALYENGTPFENRIVDLSDEGSRADLFRFWPIGKMPLLRDEARDSTIPETSIIIEYLEQYYPGPVRLLPPEIDRALQVRLWDRFFDLYVQTPMQTLVSNHMRPEGTANEREVEAAKATLATAYSMIEKQLADKPWISGDGFTMADCAAAPALFYAETLMPFTSEQPNLHAYYDRLLARPSFRRVLEEARPYFKFYPYKERLPARFRDAAG from the coding sequence ATGTCGCTCGTGCTTTATGGGCATCCGCTCGCCTCCTTCTGCCACAAAGTGCTGATCGCGCTTTATGAAAACGGCACCCCCTTCGAAAATCGCATCGTCGATCTTTCCGACGAAGGCTCGCGCGCCGATCTCTTCCGCTTCTGGCCGATCGGCAAGATGCCGCTGCTGCGGGACGAGGCGCGCGACAGCACCATTCCCGAGACATCGATTATCATCGAATATCTCGAGCAATATTATCCCGGCCCCGTTCGCCTGCTGCCGCCGGAGATCGACCGGGCGCTGCAGGTCCGTCTCTGGGACCGCTTCTTCGATCTCTATGTCCAGACACCTATGCAGACGCTGGTCAGTAACCACATGCGCCCAGAGGGCACGGCCAACGAACGCGAGGTTGAGGCCGCCAAGGCAACGCTTGCCACCGCTTACTCAATGATCGAAAAGCAACTCGCCGATAAGCCGTGGATATCGGGCGACGGCTTCACCATGGCCGATTGCGCTGCAGCCCCAGCGCTCTTCTATGCCGAGACGCTGATGCCCTTCACTTCGGAGCAGCCGAACCTTCATGCTTATTACGATCGGCTGCTCGCCCGGCCATCCTTTCGACGGGTGCTGGAAGAGGCACGCCCCTACTTCAAATTCTATCCCTATAAGGAAAGGCTTCCGGCGCGCTTTCGGGATGCAGCGGGATGA
- a CDS encoding ArsR/SmtB family transcription factor, producing the protein MSDTQDVLFRTLADPTRRGLFERLCREGEKTVGALTARAGVSQPVVSKHLGILKQAGLVRDRHEGRQTHYSAQLGALAPLVDWTSEMAGFWQNRFDQLEDLLKRMDQ; encoded by the coding sequence ATGTCGGACACCCAAGACGTGCTGTTCAGAACGCTCGCCGATCCGACCCGGAGGGGTCTTTTCGAACGGCTGTGCCGCGAAGGAGAAAAGACGGTCGGGGCTCTGACGGCTCGGGCCGGGGTCTCGCAACCGGTCGTCTCAAAACATCTCGGAATCCTGAAACAGGCCGGATTGGTGCGTGATCGTCACGAAGGTCGCCAGACGCATTACAGCGCGCAGCTCGGTGCGCTGGCGCCGCTGGTCGACTGGACAAGTGAGATGGCCGGCTTTTGGCAAAATCGATTTGACCAGCTGGAAGATCTACTGAAAAGGATGGACCAATGA
- a CDS encoding ArsR/SmtB family transcription factor encodes MIESQTNLDRMFHALSDRSRRGMIDRLGRGPASVTELAAPLAVALPTVLKHLQVLEESGLVLSEKAGRVRTYRLQQDALAAVERWVEQRKIQWTTTFDRLDHFLANETESLPE; translated from the coding sequence ATGATCGAGAGCCAGACTAATCTCGACCGCATGTTCCACGCGCTCTCCGACCGCAGCCGCCGCGGTATGATCGACCGGCTCGGTCGCGGCCCCGCCTCCGTCACCGAACTGGCGGCGCCGCTTGCCGTTGCCCTGCCGACGGTGCTGAAACATCTGCAGGTGTTGGAGGAAAGCGGTCTTGTCCTTTCCGAAAAGGCCGGTCGCGTGCGCACCTACCGCCTGCAGCAGGACGCGCTTGCCGCCGTGGAGCGCTGGGTGGAGCAGCGGAAGATCCAATGGACGACCACCTTCGACAGGCTGGACCACTTTCTCGCCAATGAAACGGAGAGCCTTCCCGAATGA
- a CDS encoding ABC transporter permease subunit, which yields MSTFDTPFVRSVTSEKAGKAGFRLPLPGLEKLTPYVVPVAIVAFWQLASSAGWISSRIMPSPADVGLAFWSTTVSGQLPNDVLVSAGRAFAGLLVGGSIGFLLGIANGVSRISEQLTDTTLQMLRTIPHLAMIPLVILWFGIGEESKLFLTSLGVLFPVYLNTYHGVRNVGRDLIEMGKVYGMGNWTLFRKVIFPGALPSIFVGLRYALGIMWLTLIVSESIAASSGIGHMANNAREFMMTDVVVLALVIYAVLGKLADVIARVLERRLLAWNPVYQK from the coding sequence ATGTCGACTTTCGATACTCCGTTCGTACGGTCGGTCACCTCCGAAAAGGCCGGGAAGGCGGGGTTCCGCCTGCCACTGCCCGGCCTGGAGAAGTTGACGCCCTATGTGGTGCCGGTGGCGATCGTGGCGTTCTGGCAGCTTGCCTCCTCGGCCGGCTGGATCTCGTCGCGCATCATGCCGTCTCCGGCGGATGTCGGCCTCGCCTTCTGGTCGACGACGGTTTCCGGCCAGTTGCCGAATGACGTGCTGGTGAGCGCCGGCCGCGCCTTTGCCGGCCTTCTCGTCGGCGGTTCGATCGGCTTCCTGCTCGGTATCGCCAATGGCGTGTCGCGCATTTCCGAGCAACTGACCGATACGACGCTGCAGATGCTGCGCACCATTCCGCACCTGGCAATGATCCCGCTCGTCATCCTGTGGTTCGGGATCGGCGAGGAATCGAAGCTGTTTCTCACCTCGCTCGGCGTGCTCTTCCCCGTTTACCTCAACACCTATCACGGCGTGCGCAATGTCGGTCGCGATCTGATCGAGATGGGCAAGGTCTATGGCATGGGCAACTGGACGCTCTTCCGCAAGGTGATCTTTCCAGGCGCGCTGCCGTCGATCTTCGTCGGCCTGAGATATGCGCTCGGCATTATGTGGCTGACGCTGATCGTATCGGAATCGATCGCAGCATCCTCAGGCATCGGCCACATGGCCAACAATGCCCGCGAATTCATGATGACTGACGTCGTCGTGCTCGCCCTCGTCATCTATGCCGTGCTCGGCAAGCTTGCCGATGTCATCGCCCGGGTTCTGGAGAGGCGGCTGCTCGCCTGGAACCCGGTCTATCAGAAATAG
- a CDS encoding porin, producing MNIRMVLLASAAAFAASTPVLAADAIVAAEPEPVEYVRVCDAYGTGYFYIPGTETCLKIEGYIRFQVNVGEDVGGDSDWDAVTRGQVQFTAKSDTEYGPLTGVIVMQFNADNATDQDAILDSAYLDVAGFRAGLFYSWWDDGLSGETDDIGSVVTLHNSMRYQYESGTFYAGLSVDELEDGVYKAGEEANNVGVAFGVGGTAGAFSYQVTGGWDFDNEDGAIRAMGTVDIGPGTLGLAGVYSSGPNSYYSSAEWAVAAEYAIKATDKLKITPAVQYYGNYFGGSKVVPDDFDGLGDAWKVGLTVDYQIVDNFYAKASVQYLDPDDGDDSTTGYFRLQRSF from the coding sequence ATGAACATCAGAATGGTTTTGCTTGCATCAGCAGCAGCATTTGCTGCATCGACGCCGGTTCTTGCAGCTGACGCTATCGTTGCTGCTGAGCCGGAACCGGTTGAATATGTTCGCGTCTGCGACGCTTACGGTACCGGCTACTTCTACATCCCGGGCACCGAAACCTGCCTCAAGATCGAAGGCTACATCCGTTTCCAGGTTAACGTCGGCGAAGATGTCGGCGGCGATTCGGACTGGGATGCCGTCACCCGCGGTCAGGTTCAGTTCACGGCCAAGAGCGACACCGAGTATGGTCCGCTGACCGGCGTCATCGTCATGCAGTTCAATGCTGACAATGCCACCGATCAGGACGCCATCCTCGACTCCGCTTACCTCGACGTCGCGGGCTTCCGCGCCGGTCTGTTCTACAGCTGGTGGGACGATGGTCTCTCTGGCGAAACCGACGACATCGGCTCGGTCGTAACGCTGCACAACTCGATGCGTTACCAGTACGAAAGCGGCACCTTCTACGCCGGCCTCAGCGTCGACGAACTGGAAGACGGCGTTTACAAAGCCGGCGAAGAAGCTAACAACGTTGGCGTTGCCTTCGGCGTTGGCGGCACTGCCGGCGCATTCAGCTACCAGGTCACTGGCGGCTGGGACTTCGACAACGAAGATGGCGCAATCCGCGCAATGGGTACGGTTGACATCGGCCCCGGCACGCTCGGCCTCGCCGGCGTATACTCTTCCGGCCCGAACTCCTACTACTCCTCGGCTGAATGGGCTGTTGCTGCCGAATACGCAATCAAGGCAACCGACAAGCTGAAGATCACGCCGGCCGTTCAGTACTACGGCAACTACTTCGGCGGCTCCAAGGTCGTTCCGGATGACTTCGACGGTCTCGGCGATGCCTGGAAGGTCGGTCTGACGGTTGATTACCAGATCGTCGACAACTTCTACGCCAAGGCTTCGGTTCAGTACCTCGATCCGGATGATGGTGACGACTCCACGACGGGCTACTTCCGTCTGCAGCGTTCGTTCTAA